In the genome of Oryzias melastigma strain HK-1 linkage group LG4, ASM292280v2, whole genome shotgun sequence, the window taaaacaaaatcaaaaaatatgttgttttctaggatatagtttctgcagaggggcagaAGTTAATTAGAAGTTCACCTctgaaatgccacaagaacacgctaaaaacacagaaaacacaattttgttaGAGTGGGTCTGTAAGCTAACTCTGGGTGATTGCAGAAGTTTGCCAGGAGTACGATTCATAAGCCTGCACACATGGAGAGATAGATTCCATAAAACAACAGTACCAGGAATAACAGCTAGAGGGGGACAGAGGGACATTGACCATGACACTTTGGTATATGCAGCCTGCCAGGAGGCCTACATGAAGCTACTGGAGCAGGAAGCCTGCAGCACCGGCTGCACCAGCCAACCATCTGAACCTGAGATCAAGAGAATGAAGGTGAGAAGCATCAATAACGAGCAGACTTACTCTCCACAATGAGCTGTGAGGGATCTGTACATATCTGCTCGATCTCTTTAATGCAGCTGAAAGCCATGACTCTACGCCCAAAGCCCCCATCAGTGATGGAAGCTCTATCCAGTTGGTGCAATGACATTGTCAGCTCTGCCCAAAGCTTTATCTCCTCAACCTGGACCTTCTACCTGCAAGCTGACGATGGCAAAGTTGTGGTTTTTCAGGTAAGAACTACAAAGACATCTCCAAATAAGAGTTTGTTAAACAAATGCTGTtgttctaatgttttattgaataTATTAGAAAAGTATACtgctagggctgcacggtggcgcagtggttagcgctcttgcctcacagcgagaaggccccggttcgaatcccggctgggacctttctgtgtggagtttgcatgttctccccgtgcatgcgtgggttttcaccggggactccggcttcctcccaccatccaaaaacatgcttcataggttcattggtgactctaaattgcccctaggtgtggatgtgtgtgtgaatgaggccctgagacagactggcgacctgtccagggtgtaccccgccttcgcccatcagtagccgggataggctccggcacccccgcgaccccgaaagggaagaagcggtctggaagatgaatgaatgaagtatACTGCTTTTGAAAGTGAAGAGTAAAATGTCTGTACCAGAATCAAAAAGTGCACAGATGAAAAGAACCTGAGTAATTCCTGATAgaagataaaaactgaaatgtatcaattattttgtgctttttaaagttttcggCACCATCAAATATTAGTACATCATACTCTGAAGGATGCAGaattgtttttcattgttattgACTGACTCCAAGCCAGAAAATACCACTgacaccagctcagtggccttgtggtagagtgtccgccctgagactggaattTCATGAGTTTAAATCCAGGCAGAGTCATGCCAATGCCTCTGAAAATTACCCAGTGCCCCccctgcttgacactcggcattaaggggttggatcaggtgggttaaaccaccaaatggttcttgagTGCAGCTGTGCCTGCAGCTCACCAGACATTGGATAAATGTGTTTGTCTGatcagacagaaaaagaagagagagGGATGTTAAGAGATGGGGGTTAGGGTACAAAagagaggagaggaaggaggaaAAGGAATTTGGAGGATGAATAAAATAAGtgtgtgaggggggaggggtgttGCCATCATCCTTATTGTCTGGTGTAGATGTCAATCAAAAGGGGCATGGCCTGGCTCCAATAATGTTAAAACACGAACATCTCAACATGTACACAATACAGCTACTgttcaccccccccccacccccacacacacacacacaccaacacacaaacacgtaAAACActtgagctgacacctgtgctcaggtaaGTGTGTTCTACTGTAGTGGATGAGAGGGAGACAGCCCCAATTTTACATTCCATAGAATGAGGTGTCACCCCCGCAGCAAGGCGCCTGACGAAGGTGGGGCCACAGCGGTGGGCAGGGCTCCAGTCGGGCACATCAGCCATCAGGACAGGGCTGACTGGAGtgttaaaagtatttctttttagtGTGGAACTGCTTGCTTCGTGTCAAACGTGTCTAATATACATGTTGTTGTTGGTGCTGTTATTGGTATTATCATCCACTATATGTGACATATTGTATATACTTTACtattaacatgtttgaaagACTGAAGAAGTTCACCCATAATCTCATGCAGAAGATGATGAAGTCCTCATGGATTCTAGTTTCCTCTCACCCACCACAGAGTCGGATCTCTGCAAGCAGTTTGTCgatcttcttcctcttcctgtcaGAACCAAAATGTGTCTGGATCGTCCTTGATATTTCTAgactctttgatttttttaaccaactgaGGCTGCCTCTTAGCAAGGAGGCAAAAGAGGTTTGAAATCACAACCGGATTATCCTGGTTAAaggtcaacaacaacaaaacatttttctaaacttaTTTTAGGCTTAAGTGTGGATTCAGCTGCAAAAATTAAAGTCACtctctgcttcttttttgttttttttttgcttcagagCCAGCCAGAGATGGAGTACTCCATGCCGGAGCTGCAGGCTCCTCGATCCAGCGTGGCTGACAAAGCCTGGCCACAGATTCACCCTCACACCCAGAGACCCCGTGGTTAGCAGGCAGAATCCTCACAATATCTTTTCATTGAAATACATTGgcataacatttgttttgtcaacCATGTAACAGGTGTGCGAGGACACCGAGAAAAGGGAGTACTTAAAGGAGCAGGCAAAGGAAAGCCTGGGAGTCAGCAGACTGAGGACCCTGCAGCCGAGCACGACTTCCTGGGCTGCATGTCACGGTCAGCCACGCCTCCTCCGAACATTTATGGCTGTAAATGAAGAATTTATGGAAACAGATTTGAATGTAGTTCAAGTTCAGAGAGATAATAAGCTTAACTATCATCCACTGATTAGCTGGTTTAGGCTCCAAAATTCAGTTCCACGTAGAAACAGTTATGATTTACGAAACCGGAAAAAATCTGCTTCATTCGATTCCTCATTTCAgtgcttagtttcattgaaggtctatttgtctttggACATTTCAATCATTTCTACTTTGTTCAGTAcattgaagttctagccaataCTTCTGTctttcctgtgatagtgggtGGGCTCATATAAGACCGGTGTCTGGCtacatttcacagcagatcacagacgtttgacaggtcgctgtgtcatatcagccaatcaggaactttgggcacgtgacgttttcagtgacccgatcagcaggtaaaatactaatccaatacaaGCGTTTTTATCCTGTCACAGCGGTTCTCTGACAGCCTGCtggacttcagcggagctcactcAATAcaccggcagacagacagccactGCCAGGAGCGGGAGCAGCCTGCTctggtctcctgaactgtgatgtttttcttagttttgttcagacaataataaaaaatgtccccTATTTTTCCCCTCTCGGGTTAACGTGGGACAGCATTCAAACTCAGCCACAGAGACGCAGAAACATTGTCATCCAGATACCCCCCAAGTTAGATATGTCCCAGCGACCCCTCAGATACCTCTGCCCTTCAGCCAGCTCAGGATCACACACTTGACAGGTGGAGCTCTGATTTGATACGAACAGCCAGAGACATGTAGCActttggtggtggtggggggggggggNNNNNNNNNNNNNNNNNNNNNNNNNNNNNNNNNNNNNNNNNNNNNNNNNNNNNNNNNNNNNNNNNNNNNNNNNNNNNNNNNNNNNNNNNNNNNNNNNNNNtaaggccttctcaccaattttaactgcaccctttagtacacacacctctaacaccacaaatatacactctaacaaacaaacacgcatcacacaaggaaggtgggacctttgACCTTCgttcccctaccccatccctggcggggaggggaacctcggcctggtggtctagtctcttgggtgccggtctcctgggcctggtggtcgagatttaagatctagcaggggatcaaactacatcggagcctgggggtgtccaggtctcggtggtgcgggttCTGGTCCTTGCTCTCGATAACTAGgcctctccttaactccatcagtgggtatGTCTGGTTGGgtcttgtttacatcactccttggggcctccGTTTCTCTTGGGTGTCTCTCTCCTCGGCAGGCCCCTGGCTCGTACCTGAGGTGGGGNNNNNNNNNNNNNNNNNNNNNNNNNNNNNNNNNNNNNNNNNNNNNNNNNNNNNNNNNNNNNNNNNNNNNNNNNNNNNNNNNNNNNNNNNNNNNNNNNNNNNNNNNNNNNNNNNNNNNNNNNNNNNNNNNNNNNNNNNNNNNNNNNNNNNNNNNNNNNNNNNNNNNNNNNNNNNNNNNNNNNNNNNNNNNNNNNNNNNNNNNNNNNNNNNNNNNNNNNNNNNNNNNNNNNNNNNNNNNNNNNNNNNNNNNNNNNNNNNNNNNNNNNNNNNNNNNNNNNNNNNNNNNNNNNNNNNNNNNNNNNNNNNNNNNNNNNNNNNNNNNNNNNNNNNNNNNNNNNNNNNNNNNNNNNNNNNNNNNNNNNNNNNNNNNNNNNNNNNNNNNNNNNNNNNNNNNNNNNNNNNNNNNNNNNNNNNNNNNNNNNNNNNNNNNNNNNNNNNNNNNNNNNNNNNNNNNNNNNNNNNNNNNNNNNNNNNNNNNNNNNNNNNNNNNNNNNNNNNNNNNNNNNNNNNNNNNNNNNNNNNNNNNNNNNNNNNNNNNNNNNNNNNNNNNNNNNNNNNNNNNNNNNNNNNNNNNNNNNNNNNNNNNNNNNNNNNNNNNNNNNNNNNNNNNNNNNNNNNNNNNNNNNNNNNNNNNNNNNNNNNNNNNNNNNNNNNNNNNNNNNNNNNNNNNNNNNNNNNNNNNNNNNNNNNNNNNNNNNNNNNNNNNNNNNNNNNNNNNNNNNNNNNNNNNNNNNcttgttaggatggttatttattttaaataccgctgaacgcgcttctcacgtgcatctgatcagactgtaacctggcagcgcatgtgaaatgacaagctgctgctgctgcgcgcGAGGGGGGGCCACGCACCgttctgcagcggcgtcacccaaatgctccttttatctcgactaaaaggaataaatgtaagtaaatcccaaaggacggccgacagaatcaaatgttggaatggttctccctcaaagacttcaacaatgacttgtacaattctccgccgttattaaagtagaagctgtttacatccgcggtctcgtggtagaggtgtggaaagaggcagacggttacaataaactcactccagattggtgacagtacttcctatagattcatgactcagttatgactcacagagactcagaccaatcgctggagatgggttgcagacgtagGAAGTGACGGTAAaggcggcggcctactttcactaggagtggaggtaatgcatttccaattggggacctcattgctcgagaagtccattatttttacagtcaatgttgtgtgtgtagacaggccccgcccattccaaaTTGCTATTTAGAACTGGTTGTTTTATAATGTTATCTccctctgttaccatcttctAATTTTctgtccggtccaacaaaaNNNNNNNNNNNNNNNNNNNNNNNNNNNNNNNNNNNNNNNNNNNNNNNNNNNNNNNNNNNNNNNNNNNNNNNNNNNNNNNNNNNNNNNNNNNNNNNNNNNNNNNNNNNNNNNNNNNNNNNNNNNNNNNNNNNNNNNNNNNNNNNAAGCAATTTCTCCCACAATCAATCTTGAATGCAACAAGAGATGATCGTAGTTCGAAAAAGGGCTTtggatgaagctaatagcttatcAACTCCAAGCccctttgttctttttcagcccaaattaaatatacaaCTTCTCATTGACTATATTGAgctacatgaacaaaaaaaaaagaatacattaaATTAGTGAAAAGAACAGCGAAAACAATCACAGTTATATATACTAATATTCATATAACATTCAACAAGTTTTATCAAtgtcttcatatttattaattttattacatttgatgaataaatttaatttatgtaaGGTTTGACAACTTTTTATATCTTCCCTACAGTTATTCCATAACTGCACCCCCTTGTGGAGATGCAGTGGAGTTTAATGTTTGTTCTAACAGGTGGTTTGACGTAAATGTTTGAACCTCTTAGcgtatatttattttctcttaactgGAAGAGCTTTTGGATACTTTCTgggaattgtttgttttttactttgaacatgaattggaatattttaaaatcaatcaagtaaaaaaatatcatcagttttaatttgataaaaagtggATTTGTTGGTTCAGTGTAAGGAGAGTTGGTGATTATTCTTATAGctttttttgaagaagaaagactgaatttaaagatgttttgtatGTGCTTCCCCACACTTCCACACAATAAGTCATGTAGGGAAGAATGAACGAGCTTTACAAAGTTTTCAATGATGACTGGTTTaagaaatgttgtattttatataGTATAGATATAGATTtagatattttgttattaatatagTTTATGTGTTTCTTCCAGCTTAATTTTTCATCAATTATTACCCCTAAAAATTTGATTTCGGACACCCTTTCAATTCCAACATTATTAATCTTGAATTTCCTATCAGTATTGGCTTTTCTGTTACCGAATATTATGAACTTAGTTTTATTTAGGTTTAGTGTTAACttatttaaatcaaaccaaCTCTTAAATGTATTGAGTTCTCTTCCAGCTGCCTCCAATAGCTCTTCCAAGTTGTTTCCACAGCAGAACAAGtttgtatcatctgcaaataagATAGTTTCCAACAGGTTTGAGATTTCACAAATATCATTGATATACAGTATGAACAATAGCGGACCCAAAACTGAACCTTGAGGAACACCTATCCTTACTGccaatgtttttgattttacctGGTTTATTTCGACATACTGCTCTCTGTTGTGCACATAACTACGAAGCCAAGTTAGGGCCAGTCCTCTCACTCCATACAtgtgcagtttatttattaatatgtcATGATCTACcgtatcaaaagcttttttttagatCTAGAAAGATTCCCActgcatattgtttttttttcaattgcagATTATGTATTTTCAACAAAGTTTGTAAGGGCAAGTGAAGATGTTCGTTTCTTCCTAAAGCCAGTTGATTGATGGTCatgtaaaatattgtgtttattgATGAAGGTCCACTCTAACATAAAACAATTCTTCTAATATTTTAGAGAACTGGGGAAGCAAGGAGATTGGTCTATAATTTGTCAGTCTTTGATTATCCCCACCTTTATATATAGGTATGACCTtggcttttttaatttcactaGGAAATACTCCAGTTTTGAAAGACTGATTACAAATGTAGGTGAATGGTTTTGTCGCACATTCGAGTATGTTCTTAACAAATACCATGTCCAAATTATTAATATCTTTGGAatgcttgttttgttcttttttattggtATTTGCATTACTGCAAAGACTGGGAGATGGTCACTAGCATCATTTATTATTAACCCacaatcaatttttttgtcagccacatttgtaaaaatattatctATCAATGTAGCACCATTAGTTGTTGCTCACGTCGGCCGAGTGATTGTTGTACGCAATGATAAACTTTACGTTGATGAAGTCATCAATGGTCTTGAGTTCCCGAGGGTTTAACAAATCAATGTTAAAGTctccacaaagaaaaaacattttcttttctgctaCTTTGTTGTACATTCCCACTATTGCATCCCTGAATGTATTAATGCAAGATCCAGGTGTTCTATACACACAGCTTATCATAATTTCCTAAGTATAAAATACAACAGGGATTTATGTTCAATAAACTCCTGttggggccctgcgacagactggcgacctgtccagggtgtaccccgccttcgcccctcagtagccgggataggctccgtcacccccgcgacccggaaagggacgaagcggacaagaagatggatggatgggtgaaaCTCCTGTTGGGACATTacaatctgtccaacacaagaggctctcagcaCGTATCTgcttgctcagctgctggaaaggacaagataaaaaaaaaaaaatacgaacagccagcacgtcagaAAACGacaacacccaaaacatcaatttttgacgtAGAAGTCTTAACCATATATCAATATGTGACTTGGTAATTAGAATGTGTtaatttgggaagatgtaggccttattttttaattacagaaataccaaaattggcaccaaataggaaccgaaaccaaagtaccgctttggcaccagaaccAAATTAAACCTAATCGGCACCCAACCCTACTGATGAGCTGGTTTAAGGGGGGGTCTGCAGCCACACATAGGACCTGGTGTTTTCACCAGCATGTCAAGAAATAACTTCAAAAggttaaaatagaaatatttccAAAATGGGTGTTTAAAGTTCATTTGAGTGATTACCATGATATGAATCAGTTCTCCATGTTACTAGTCCTTTGCTGAAGGTAACAGTAAAGCTGTAGTTTATTATGTGCTTTTGGAGAAAATGCAGCAGCTTAAGTGGTATCTGCAGTGCATGTGTTCTAACATGTTCCATCACCAGATTACTCCATGTAAGTTATGTGTGTCACACATTTGCTTTCCTCTTAGTTCAGGTTTCTTTGTTCTTCGCTCTGCAGTCGGTCGGGCCTCCCACGCTGGATTTTAGCCGCTTGCCTCTTCCTGTCCATCATGGTTATGTTGTGGCTCAGCTGCGCCAGCCTCGTCACGGCACCTGAGCAGCACATCAAGACACAGGTACACACCCAAAAGAAGACTGtacgcccccccccccaatctTTCTGGAAACacagatttagatttatttttccaatctacaaaagttaacaaattaattaaagctATATTGTGAGGATGACAGCAATACCTCAGAGGCAGAAAACAATTTCACGCTGCAGCAGATTGTTTAAGTACAAtttttgtaattgtattttatgttcaAATTTACAACCCATTGGACAGGGCTTGGCAAAAGAAACACATATGAAGAACTGCTATCAATGGTCTGTTGCTGAAGATTCTCATTCTTTCTGGTGAATTACCTTTGTTGTCATTGCAAAAGGTTTGAtttatgatttgatttgaaatggtttgtttcaagcaatcaagCCAAGAATAATGGGTGTGTAATACAATCATCAGAGGTTTGAATCGTACAAAGATATCTCATACATGCAATAACTAGGCATCAAATAATAGATTGTTTAAAAGGGAGTGGAAAGAAGTCAACCTGTTTAATCCCATCTTAGCTCTATCAAACCATTTTCCCGTCTTGAATTATCATTGTCTGGTTCATAACTTATGATCAGAAATTTATAcctttccaacatagattcaggtCATTGAGAATCCTTAAGTCACAATAAATGACATGACTATGGATATaaacactatttcagacttcATCATACCATTCGCAGATCAATGATCAGAATGAAAAGAATCAAGTTATCAATAtatatgaaaattatttttcattataaaagtaatttatgaaaatcatgtgtcaaaaataaagaatatgtttagattattttcatcagaaaagtcaTTAACATAAATCTTGATTTAAGAATCCAGGTGCGGTGACATGATTGGAACTTCTGCTGCCCAATCAACAGCTGTCCTTTTGGTTTGAACAGAGTTTATTAAGCTCTCCTTGTTATGTCTCcagactttgtttgtttgtccttCAGCTGATTTCAGTCGAGCTCGAGTTGTCTGCAGCTCTGAACTCTGCTGGAAATCAGTGTCACAGTTCATTTTCTGAGAAAGCAGTAGATCCCAGACACCATGATTTACATGAAATCATACTTGActcttattttgctttattaaacGCTCAGACTTCTGTGATCAAGCacttctcaaagtctttcatgttgttgacaaCCATTACCTTGGACTGTTCTTTTGGACCAAGTGGTTTAATGATGATCCTGGAGCCTGTAACTCAGGTGCTTGGAATCTGATTGCTTCTTTTCAGGAACCTGACATGCTTTGCCTTTCAGCCCTTCTTTTAGTCGAGCAGAACCAAACTGGATAGtaggaggctgactccacccacagccgaaatgtgaaaatccagtcaaaggGGTGGGGCTTTGGGGCAGGACtcttatcattactggagctgcagatcatgacgtgagacttatgaaacttacatggtttgaccattTAAACTTTCATCCCGTTTTGACTATATTCTCaagaattaaactattttattttcatttatcaaaaatctggcaatgaccaacagacagcacttttaaagccacatttatagagaaaaagattttaaaaaaagtttatttagggtttggttactcttttaAGAGGTCATCCAAATAAACTGCTGTACCTTTCAGGTCTTTCCTTAgcttcatcagagctatctgaTGTTTTCATTCACAAACCTTTCTCGGTCTGAAGAATTTAgttccaaggaaatccctttagatcCGAAAAATAATCCAACTTGACTCTCCACGATgtcatctgcagctccagcagcacagctattagcttctgtgCTAACGTTAGCTGCAGCAGGTCCAGTTCGGTGTTTGTGTTGTAATACAGTCAGAATGGCATTATTAGTTATTTCTTAATGTTCCACATCGTCCATTCTCTCCAGGAGGTCAAGCCTGTAATCAGGTTATCTTGTGCTTTGTCTCGTTGGATCTCTTCCATGACCTCCAAGATGGGTGCTGATCTAGCTTCAAGGTGCATCAGTGGAGTTAGCTTAGCTTGGATGCCTTTGAGTACTTTCCTGATGTCAGAGATGCCAGATGTGTCTTGGTTTTTCTCCAGGTCCATGGTCAGCTCTCTATATTGCAGAATTATTACTTTATTGCTGTTATTCTGTGATAATTCAGGATTTAAGTTGCTTGAAGAGAGCTGGAAACATGgatctgctcgtgacccggtaccaaaaaaaaaaaaggttcaactAGAACAAAGTGGTTCTTTTACTAGacaaggagaaaaataaaatgcacaagGAGAACCGTGATGGTAAAAAAAGCATCCATGAAGAACAGAGACCCTACTAATGGGGAGTGGGGGGGTGGAATATGACTGATATGACCTCTGGACAGCATGACCCGTCCCTCATATACAAACTACATTTCATTCAATATAGCAGAGAGAGCAGAGCTCATTCAGATTAAGCCTTCGTCCATCTATCCTCACGAGTCGATACAGGCTGACTGTATGTAAGTAACGGACCGACCTGTGCGGGGCACTCAGGAGACACtactacattttaaaagcattataCAACACATAATAATAAGTAAGGCTaaaataatggattttttttctgatttaccTGTCCCACTCCCACCTTCCatgtctccaaaaaaaaaaactttggcaCTCTTGACTTTGGTTGGATGAGTGTATTAGAACAGAGAGTTGGGAcagattcaaaaaaaaaaaaaaaaaaaatacatttttacaaagattCAAAACCAGACAACTTCAGTTCTATGAACCTTAAAGGATGAGTTAACACAGTTGTCAATTGGAAATTGTGCTAATAAAGCTCACAAAAAAGTAGTCTCAACTTATGGATCCAACTCCATCATCAAGTTCGCAGACGACACCACCGTGATTGGTCTCATCACGAACAACGATGAGACCGCCTACAGAGACGANNNNNNNNNNNNNNNNNNNNNNNNNNNNNNNNNNNNNNNNNNNNNNNNNNNNNNNNNNNNNNNNNNNNNNNNNNNNNNNNNNNNNNNNNNNNNNNNNNNNNNNNNNNNNNNNNNNNNNNNNNNNNNNNNNNNNNNNNNNNNNNNNNNNNNNNNNNNNNNNNNNNNNNNNNNNNNNNNNNNNNNNNNNNNNNNNNNNNNNNNNNNNNNNNNNNNNNNNNNNNNNNNNNNNNNNNNNNNNNNNNNNNNNNNNNNNNNNNNNNNNNNNNNNNNNNNNNNNNNNNNNNNNNNNNNNNNNNNNNNNNNNNNNNNNNNNNNNNNNNNNNNNNNNNNNNNNNNNNNNNNNNNNNNNNNNNNNNNNNNNNNNNNNNNNNNNNNNNNNNNNNNNNNNNNNNNNNNNNNNNNNNNNNNNNNNNNNNNNNNNNNNNNNNNNNNNNN includes:
- the tmem59l gene encoding transmembrane protein 59-like; this encodes MLRPGGRMRGLAALLPVLLAALAAASSDLFDNQLGDISYCKKQCQLSIKNKSPAKDSIMNACHRGCRLYSICQFVNGNAGFNTSREECQGACQEAYMKLLEQEACSTGCTSQPSEPEIKRMKLKAMTLRPKPPSVMEALSSWCNDIVSSAQSFISSTWTFYLQADDGKVVVFQSQPEMEYSMPELQAPRSSVADKAWPQIHPHTQRPRGVRGHREKGVLKGAGKGKPGSQQTEDPAAEHDFLGCMSRRSGLPRWILAACLFLSIMVMLWLSCASLVTAPEQHIKTQLSINGDKEFLEHVHKVNPYHLSPMVAVSAKRSQEVQEAGPLPVKVNLNKTSV